Within the Saccharomonospora amisosensis genome, the region TCGCCGCAGGAACGCTCGACCCCACCGCGACGCCGGTCACGCCGTACCACGGCCACCAGCCGCCGCCGACTGCCGCTCCCAGAAACGACTCCTCACCAGGACCCGGCGTGTAGCGAAACGGAACCCTTGCGACTCACCGCAGGACCGCGCCGCCAGTAGGCCTGTCGCCTGTTCCGCAGGCACAGCAACAGGCGTGGCGAGAAAGGAAGAATACATGTTCGAGGGCCGGATCGCGCAATTCAACGCACCCGAGCAGCCATTTGAGCTGCGGCGCGTCGCGCTACCGTCGATTGGACCGGACGAAGTGCTGGTGAAGGTACACCGAGCCAACATCTGCGGCTCAGACCTGCACGCCTGGCACGGTTCGTTCGTCACCCGCGGGCTCGGCGGGACGCTACCAACCGTGCTCGGCCACGAGATGGTCGGTTCGGTGGCCGCAACCGGCGAACGAGTCACCGAGGACTCCAACGGCGCGCCGGTGCAGACGGGCACACGGGTGGTGTTCCCCTACTTCTTTCCCTGCCACCGGTGTCGGAGCTGCCTGGCGGGACGGCGCGTGTCCTGTCAGAAGCTGACGATGGCCATGCTCGGCGACGCCAGCAGACCACCCTACTTCGTTGGTGGCTACGGTGACTACTTTCTGCTCCCCGCCGGCGCGGTGCTCTACACCGTGCCGGACACGCTGCCTGACGAAGTGGTGTCGGGGGTCAACTGTGCGCTGTCGCAGATGATCTACGGACTGGAGCGAGCCGACCTGAGCTTCGGCGAACGCGTCATCATACAGGGGGCTGGCGGGCTCGGGCTGTTCGCGACGGCGATTGCCCGTGCCCGCGGGGCCGCGCAGGTCATCGTGGTCGACGCGGTCCCCGAGCGGTTGGAACTGGCCCGCGCATTCGGAGCTGACGAGGTGATCAGCCTCGCTGATCATCCCGATCCGGCGGATCGTATCCGGCGGGCGCGCAAGTTGACCGACGGCGGCGCGGACGTGGTGGTAGAGGTGGCCGGCACCCCGGCCGTGGTGCCGGAAGGCCTGAAGATGCTCGCCCAGAGCGGCCGCTACCTGGAAGTCGGCAACATCAACATGGGACAAACCTACGCAGCCGACCCATCCCGACTGGTCACCGCGAACAAGAGCATCATCGGCGTCTCGCTGTACGAACCCACAGCGCTGAGCCAAGCGCTCTCCTTTCTCGCGGCCAACCAGCACCGGCTCCCGCTGGACCAGTTCACCACCACGACGTTTCCTCTGGAAGACATCAACGCGGCGTTCGCCGCGGCGGACAGCCGCAAGGTCGTGCGCGCCAGCATCGTGATGTGAGACCACCACAACGACCACCGACCGGGAAGGCCGCAGCATTGGACCAGCACGACAGAACACAGCACTACATCGGCGGGCAATGGGTGCAACCCAGCGGGACAGACCGCATCGCCGTGGTCAACCCGGCCACCGAGCAGATCATCGGACACGTGCCGACCGGAACCGTCGACGACGTCGACCGTGCGGTGACAGCGGCGCGGAACGCGTTCGATCCCGGTGTGTCCATGGCCGAGCGCCGAGACCGGGTGGCCCGGCTGGTCGCGGCTCTGGAGCCCCGACTGCCGGACATCGCCACCACCATCGGACAGGAGATCGGCGCGCCACTGAAGGTGCAGCGCGGTGTGCAGACCGCCGTGCCCATGGCGATCGCCAGCAGCTATCGGGGCCTGCTCGAGGAAACGAACTTCGAAGAGCAGGTCGGCAACTCATTGGTGATCCGGGAGCCCTACGGGGTGGTCGGGGCCATCACACCGTGGAACTACCCGCTGTATCAGGTGGTCGCGAAAGTGCTGCCGGCTGTCGCGGCGGGATGCACCGTCGTCCTCAAGCCAAGCGAGGTGGCGCCCCTGTCGGTGTACCAGTTCATGGAGGCGGCACACGAGGCCGGCCTACCGCCGGGAGTCCTGAACCTGGTGACGGGATACGGACCAGAGGTCGGCGAGGCGGTAGCCGGTCATCCCGGAGTCGACCTCGTCTCCTTCACCGGTTCGACGGCGACCGGCAGGCGCGTCGCCTCGATCGCCGCGGACACCATCAAGAAGGTATGCCTCGAACTCGGCGGAAAGTCCGCCAACATCATCCTCGACGACGCCGACCTCGACACCGCCGTCAAAGTCGGCGTGGGCAACGCATTCCTCAACTCCGGCCAGACCTGCGCGGCATGGACCCGGATGCTCGTGCCCGAATCACGCTACG harbors:
- a CDS encoding aldehyde dehydrogenase family protein: MDQHDRTQHYIGGQWVQPSGTDRIAVVNPATEQIIGHVPTGTVDDVDRAVTAARNAFDPGVSMAERRDRVARLVAALEPRLPDIATTIGQEIGAPLKVQRGVQTAVPMAIASSYRGLLEETNFEEQVGNSLVIREPYGVVGAITPWNYPLYQVVAKVLPAVAAGCTVVLKPSEVAPLSVYQFMEAAHEAGLPPGVLNLVTGYGPEVGEAVAGHPGVDLVSFTGSTATGRRVASIAADTIKKVCLELGGKSANIILDDADLDTAVKVGVGNAFLNSGQTCAAWTRMLVPESRYDEALLLARQAAQRYTVGDPFDPATRLGPLASQTQQARVRGYIERAVADGARLVTGGPEPVLERGYFIAPTVLADVHSDSELAQQEVFGPVLAVMSYRDDGEAVRIANDTMYGLSGAIWSADHRRAIALARRIQTGQLDINGAPYNPRAPFGGYKKSGIGRELGPAGLKEYLQTKSVQLPDSVISQQE
- a CDS encoding zinc-binding dehydrogenase, producing the protein MARKEEYMFEGRIAQFNAPEQPFELRRVALPSIGPDEVLVKVHRANICGSDLHAWHGSFVTRGLGGTLPTVLGHEMVGSVAATGERVTEDSNGAPVQTGTRVVFPYFFPCHRCRSCLAGRRVSCQKLTMAMLGDASRPPYFVGGYGDYFLLPAGAVLYTVPDTLPDEVVSGVNCALSQMIYGLERADLSFGERVIIQGAGGLGLFATAIARARGAAQVIVVDAVPERLELARAFGADEVISLADHPDPADRIRRARKLTDGGADVVVEVAGTPAVVPEGLKMLAQSGRYLEVGNINMGQTYAADPSRLVTANKSIIGVSLYEPTALSQALSFLAANQHRLPLDQFTTTTFPLEDINAAFAAADSRKVVRASIVM